The proteins below come from a single Mesobacillus jeotgali genomic window:
- a CDS encoding glycoside hydrolase family 16 protein: MDSKNHGKLHKEMMTLSKAEAEWKLVWEENFSLSEIDENKWNFVEAGTGFGNEESQFYTRRNENARIENDMLVLEARNEEYNGMDYTSAKLTTRGKAAWTYGRFSIRAKLPEGQGIWPAIWMMPEDMEKYTGWPACGEIDIMELIGHQPGTVYGTLHYGMPHTYTGENYTLPDSKKFSDDFHVFTLDWEPGEFRWYVDDVLYARQSEWFSKASESEEQQPGFAPFDREFYLQLNLAVGGKWPGYPDETTQFPQRMTVDYIKVYKREDQ; this comes from the coding sequence GTGGACTCAAAAAATCATGGGAAATTACACAAAGAAATGATGACGCTTTCAAAAGCTGAAGCAGAGTGGAAATTAGTTTGGGAAGAGAACTTTAGTCTTTCTGAAATAGATGAAAACAAATGGAATTTTGTTGAGGCCGGCACTGGGTTCGGGAATGAAGAATCCCAGTTCTATACAAGACGAAATGAAAACGCGCGGATTGAAAATGACATGCTCGTTCTTGAGGCCAGGAATGAAGAGTACAACGGGATGGATTATACATCCGCTAAATTGACGACCAGAGGCAAGGCAGCCTGGACATACGGGCGATTTTCGATTCGAGCTAAATTGCCGGAAGGCCAGGGAATCTGGCCAGCAATCTGGATGATGCCAGAGGATATGGAAAAGTATACTGGATGGCCTGCCTGCGGGGAAATTGACATCATGGAGCTGATCGGCCATCAGCCTGGTACGGTTTATGGAACGCTGCATTACGGCATGCCTCACACATATACAGGTGAAAATTATACGCTTCCTGACAGTAAAAAATTCTCTGATGATTTTCATGTCTTCACCCTTGATTGGGAACCAGGCGAATTCAGATGGTATGTAGATGATGTCCTGTATGCAAGGCAGAGTGAATGGTTCAGCAAGGCTTCGGAATCAGAGGAACAGCAGCCTGGTTTTGCACCTTTTGATCGAGAATTTTACCTCCAGCTGAATCTTGCTGTCGGGGGGAAATGGCCTGGATATCCGGATGAAACAACCCAGTTCCCACAGCGAATGACAGTTGATTACATCAAAGTTTACAAGAGAGAAGACCAATAA